The nucleotide sequence ccacattctgaacatgaatatggcttcactcctgtgtgaattctctcatgtttaacaagatctgatttgcaagcaaaacatttctcacattctgaacatgaatatggcttctctcctgtgtgaattctctcatgtttaacaagatctgatttgcaagcaaaacatttctcacattctgaacatgaatatggcttcattcctgcgtgaattctctcatgtttaatgagatttgatttgcaagcaaaacatttctcacattctgcacatgaatatggcttcattcctgtgtgaattctctcatgtctaataagatttgatttgcaagcaaaacatttctcacattctgaacatgaatatagcttctctcctgtgtgaattctctcatgtttaacaagatctgatttccaagtaaaacatttctcacattctgaacatgaatatggcttctctcctgtgtgaattctctcatgtttaatgagatttgatttgttagcaaaacatttcccacattctgcacatgaatatggcttcgct is from Anomaloglossus baeobatrachus isolate aAnoBae1 chromosome 3 unlocalized genomic scaffold, aAnoBae1.hap1 SUPER_3_unloc_1, whole genome shotgun sequence and encodes:
- the LOC142258704 gene encoding uncharacterized protein LOC142258704, giving the protein MQNAADTMEKGEMDVRGDERSRDLSTDDGTRSSTQNAKESESNKEAKPYSCAECGKCFANKSNLIKHERIHTGEKPYSCSECEKCFTWKSDLVKHERIHTGEKLYSCSECEKCFACKSNLIRHERIHTGMKPYSCAECEKCFACKSNLIKHERIHAGMKPYSCSECEKCFACKSDLVKHERIHTGEKPYSCSECEKCFACKSDLVKHERIHTGVKPYSCSECGKCFARKAHIIRHERIHTGEKPYSCSECGNYFARKSDLVKHERIHIGEKLYSCSECEKCFARKSHLIRHERIHTGMKPYSCAECEKCFADKSSLIIHESIHTGVKPYSCLFCSEIKAYYTGVKP